A genomic window from Punica granatum isolate Tunisia-2019 chromosome 2, ASM765513v2, whole genome shotgun sequence includes:
- the LOC116195733 gene encoding surfeit locus protein 2 isoform X2: MTPTAPQPTASGGGSGAMAQPEKKAEKEGTNLLGRPKFSELPNGRFKCVETGHELIGKDRDSYSQSKRCRLGLIDYALSHKKPPLNMFTQDPDCRSKLICKLTGGKVNKSEEHIWKHINGKRFLNKLEKEEEEKLGQMDSEDDMGQEIPERVANGKTDEKKTKDKKKKKKKKKKKDKQKGKEKEKMDDESDPVSRENGDSEEVDFWMPPAGDRWDFDDGGDRWGSDAESGPETAEEETGLDGPLEDDCPEPEETSIRKKRASTDSGAGSIVLKKRKKKKSKNSS; encoded by the exons aTGACTCCCACAGCACCACAGCCAACGGCGTCGGGCGGCGGCAGTGGGGCCATGGCGCAGCCGGAGAAGAAGGCGGAGAAGGAAGGGACCAACCTGCTGGGCCGGCCGAAGTTCTCGGAGCTCCCGAACGGCCGGTTCAAATGCGTCGAGACGGGTCACGAGCTGATCGGCAAGGACAGGGACTCATACTCCCAGAGCAAACGGTGCCGTCTCGGTCTCATTGACTACGCCCTCTCCCACAAGAAGCCTCCCCTCAACATGTTTACGCAAGACCCAGATTGCCG ATCAAAGTTGATATGCAAGTTGACAGGGGGTAAAGTTAACAAGTCCGAGGAACACATATGGAAACATATCAACGGCAAACGGTTCCTCAACAAACTTG agaaggaagaagaagaaaagctgGGGCAGATGGATTCTGAGGACGACATGGGCCAAGAGATTCCTGAACGAGTAGCCAATGGGAAGACAGACGAGAAGAAAACGAaggacaagaagaagaagaagaagaagaagaagaagaaggataagcagaagggaaaggaaaaggagaagatGGACGATGAAAGTGATCCTGTGTCAAGGGAAAATGGTGACTCCGAGGAAGTGGACTTTTGGATGCCCCCTGCTGGAGACCGGTGGGACTTCGATGATGGAGGAGATAGGTGGGGGTCCGATGCAGAGTCAGGGCCAGAAAcagcagaagaagaaacag GATTGGACGGTCCCCTTGAAGATGATTGCCCAGAGCCTGAAGAGACTTCTATTCG GAAGAAACGAGCTTCTACTGATTCTGGAGCTGGCAGTATCGTcttgaagaagaggaagaaaaagaaaagtaagaaCTCCAGCTAG
- the LOC116195731 gene encoding probable methyltransferase PMT9, translating to MSGTVSERRRRGSQSPSPERRSLRCRVSDFGSVMRSKGGEYVSQATAVKYVLIGAIAMLGLVCLYYGSSFTPELPRSDGDGAGSDPFTGGFVPRRDLDDRFDDHEHSLEDVPKSIPVCDMKFSELIPCLDRNLIYQLKLKVNLALMEHYERHCPPPQRRFNCLIPPPVGYKIPIRWPASRDEVWKANIPHTHLALEKSDQNWMVVNGDKINFPGGGTHFHYGADKYITAIAKMLKFPGDKLHNHGNIRNVLDVGCGVASFGAYLLPLDIIAMSLAPNDVHENQIQFALERGIPATLGVLGTKRLPYPSRSFELAHCSRCRIDWLQRDGILLLELDRLLRPGGYFVLSSPEAYANDPENRRIWNSMYDLLTRMCWKVVSKKDQTVIWAKPPSNSCYMKREQGTLPPLCSSDDDPDATWNVPMKACISPYSPKMHRERGSGLVPWPQRLTAAPPRLEEIGITPEEFQEDTDIWNHRVIEYWKQMRSVLQKNSVRNVMDMNSNLGGFAAALKDKDVWVMNVAPVHASAKLKTIYDRGLIGTVHDWCEAFSTYPRTYDLLHASALLSEIEESGCGVEDLLIEMDRILRPGGFIIIRDKSSMVNYVRKFVTALRWDGWFSEVEPQNDALSSSEERVLIARKKLQREGAVTM from the exons ATGTCGGGAACAGTGTCCGAACGCCGTCGCCGTGGATCCCAATCTCCGTCGCCGGAACGCCGTTCCCTGAGGTGTAGGGTTTCGGATTTCGGGTCAGTCATGAGGAGCAAGGGCGGCGAGTATGTCTCCCAGGCGACGGCGGTGAAGTACGTCCTGATTGGGGCCATTGCGATGCTGGGGCTGGTGTGTCTGTACTACGGCTCCTCCTTCACTCCCGAGCTTCCGAGATCCGATGGAGACGGCGCTGGGTCCGACCCTTTCACCGGAGGGTTCGTGCCGCGCCGTGACCTTGATGACAGGTTCGATGACCATGAGCACAGCCTGGAAGATGTCCCCAAAAGCATACCT GTGTGTGACATGAAGTTTTCGGAGCTGATACCTTGTCTGGACAGAAACCTTATATACCAACTGAAACTCAAGGTCAATTTGGCGTTGATGGAACACTATGAGAGGCATTGTCCACCTCCTCAGCGGCGTTTCAATTGCCTGATTCCTCCGCCAGTTGGCTACAAG ATCCCCATCAGGTGGCCAGCAAGCCGGGATGAAGTATGGAAAGCAAATATACCACATACCCACCTCGCACTGGAGAAATCAGATCAGAATTGGATGGTCGTGAATGGTGATAAGATAAATTTTCCTGGTGGCGGAACCCATTTTCACTATGGAGCTGACAAGTACATAACTGCTATAGCTAAG ATGCTGAAGTTTCCGGGTGATAAACTCCACAACCATGGAAATATCAGGAACGTTCTGGATGTAGGTTGTGGTGTTGCAAGTTTTGGTGCTTATCTTCTGCCACTTGACATTATAGCCATGTCCCTTGCACCTAATGATgttcatgaaaatcaaataCAATTCGCCCTGGAGAGAGGGATTCCAGCTACTCTCGGGGTGTTAGGGACAAAAAGACTTCCGTATCCCAGCAGATCATTTGAACTGGCTCATTGCTCGAGGTGCAGGATTGATTGGCTTCAGAGAGATGGCATTCTCTTGTTAGAGCTTGACAGGCTGCTAAGACCAGGAGGTTATTTTGTGCTCTCATCTCCTGAGGCCTATGCAAACGATCCTGAGAACCGTAGGATTTGGAACTCCATGTATGATCTCCTGACAAGAATGTGCTGGAAAGTAGTTTCCAAGAAAGACCAGACTGTGATCTGGGCAAAACCACCAAGCAACAGCTGTTATATGAAGAGAGAGCAGGGCACATTGCCCCCATTGTGCAGCTCTGATGATGACCCTGATGCTACTTGGAATGTGCCAATGAAGGCTTGCATTTCCCCTTACTCGCCCA AGATGCACCGGGAAAGGGGGAGTGGTTTAGTACCTTGGCCTCAAAGACTAACCGCTGCACCTCCTCGCTTAGAAGAAATTGGCATCACCCCGGAGGAGTTTCAAGAAGATACA GACATATGGAATCATAGAGTGATCGAGTACTGGAAGCAGATGAGATCAGTTCTTCAGAAGAACTCTGTCAGAAATGTCATGGATATGAATTCAAATCTTGGCGGGTTCGCAGCTGCCTTGAAAGATAAGGATGTATGGGTGATGAACGTTGCTCCAGTCCATGCCTCTGCGAAATTGAAAACTATCTACGATCGAGGCTTAATTGGAACTGTTCATGACTG GTGTGAGGCATTTTCGACTTATCCTCGGACATACGATCTTCTCCATGCATCTGCACTGCTCTCAGAAATTGAAGAGAGCGGATGCGGAGTGGAGGATCTGTTGATAGAAATGGATCGTATTTTGCGACCCGGTGGCTTTATTATCATAAGAGACAAGTCTTCAATGGTAAATTATGTCCGGAAATTTGTCACAGCCCTAAGGTGGGATGGCTGGTTTTCTGAAGTCGAACCACAAAACGACGCTCTCTCGTCTTCCGAAGAAAGAGTGTTGATCGCCCGAAAGAAGCTGCAGAGAGAGGGGGCCGTGACAATGTAA
- the LOC116195733 gene encoding surfeit locus protein 2 isoform X1 has protein sequence MTPTAPQPTASGGGSGAMAQPEKKAEKEGTNLLGRPKFSELPNGRFKCVETGHELIGKDRDSYSQSKRCRLGLIDYALSHKKPPLNMFTQDPDCRSKLICKLTGGKVNKSEEHIWKHINGKRFLNKLEKEEEEKLGQMDSEDDMGQEIPERVANGKTDEKKTKDKKKKKKKKKKKDKQKGKEKEKMDDESDPVSRENGDSEEVDFWMPPAGDRWDFDDGGDRWGSDAESGPETAEEETVFAGLDGPLEDDCPEPEETSIRKKRASTDSGAGSIVLKKRKKKKSKNSS, from the exons aTGACTCCCACAGCACCACAGCCAACGGCGTCGGGCGGCGGCAGTGGGGCCATGGCGCAGCCGGAGAAGAAGGCGGAGAAGGAAGGGACCAACCTGCTGGGCCGGCCGAAGTTCTCGGAGCTCCCGAACGGCCGGTTCAAATGCGTCGAGACGGGTCACGAGCTGATCGGCAAGGACAGGGACTCATACTCCCAGAGCAAACGGTGCCGTCTCGGTCTCATTGACTACGCCCTCTCCCACAAGAAGCCTCCCCTCAACATGTTTACGCAAGACCCAGATTGCCG ATCAAAGTTGATATGCAAGTTGACAGGGGGTAAAGTTAACAAGTCCGAGGAACACATATGGAAACATATCAACGGCAAACGGTTCCTCAACAAACTTG agaaggaagaagaagaaaagctgGGGCAGATGGATTCTGAGGACGACATGGGCCAAGAGATTCCTGAACGAGTAGCCAATGGGAAGACAGACGAGAAGAAAACGAaggacaagaagaagaagaagaagaagaagaagaagaaggataagcagaagggaaaggaaaaggagaagatGGACGATGAAAGTGATCCTGTGTCAAGGGAAAATGGTGACTCCGAGGAAGTGGACTTTTGGATGCCCCCTGCTGGAGACCGGTGGGACTTCGATGATGGAGGAGATAGGTGGGGGTCCGATGCAGAGTCAGGGCCAGAAAcagcagaagaagaaacag TATTTGCAGGATTGGACGGTCCCCTTGAAGATGATTGCCCAGAGCCTGAAGAGACTTCTATTCG GAAGAAACGAGCTTCTACTGATTCTGGAGCTGGCAGTATCGTcttgaagaagaggaagaaaaagaaaagtaagaaCTCCAGCTAG
- the LOC116196870 gene encoding GDSL esterase/lipase At5g14450-like, with the protein MVKVEGGSVGGVLAMLPLLVIVGVLHDVAAVEATPSRCDFPAIYNFGDSNSDTGGISAAFYQMAAPDGETYFHRPAGRASDGRLIIDFIAEHLGLPHLSAYLDSLGTSYQHGANFATGGATIRRQNESWFLNGVSPFSLDIQMAQFDQFKNRSAYLYGSLRVRYRAECILRTMLSSFSVCVFFCQHLYDQGARTFWIHNTGPIGCLAITIQAVHDPMPGYLDKQGCVKDQNDMASEFNRQLKEKVGQLRRQLPEAALTYIDVYSAKYGLIGAAKEQGKETKKDFYETSIS; encoded by the exons ATGGTGAAAGTCGAGGGAGGTTCCGTCGGCGGCGTTTTGGCAATGCTGCCCCTGCTGGTGATCGTGGGAGTACTTCACGACGTCGCAGCAGTAGAAGCGACTCCATCCCGATGTGATTTTCCAGCGATTTACAACTTTGGAGACTCAAACTCCGATACCGGTGGCATTTCAGCTGCATTTTACCAGATGGCGGCACCGGATGGTGAGACTTACTTCCACCGGCCGGCAGGAAGGGCCTCTGATGGGCGACTCATTATCGACTTCATTG CCGAGCACCTCGGTTTGCCACACCTGAGTGCGTACCTCGACTCACTAGGGACGAGTTATCAGCATGGCGCCAACTTCGCCACCGGAGGAGCAACGATCAGGAGGCAGAATGAGAGCTGGTTCCTGAACGGAGTCAGCCCGTTTTCCCTTGATATCCAAATGGCACAGTTCGATCAGTTCAAGAACCGATCTGCATACCTCTACGGCTCTTTACGCGTTCGATATCGGGCAGAATG TATCCTAAGAACGATGTTGTCTTCCTTCTCTGTTTGTGTTTTCTTTTGCCAGCATTTATACGACCAAGGTGCAAGGACGTTTTGGATACACAACACGGGTCCGATCGGGTGCTTAGCAATCACCATCCAGGCAGTCCACGACCCAATGCCCGGTTACCTGGACAAGCAGGGCTGTGTCAAGGACCAGAATGACATGGCTTCGGAGTTCAACCGGCAGCTTAAAGAAAAAGTGGGGCAACTAAGGCGTCAGCTCCCTGAAGCTGCTTTGACATACATCGATGTCTACTCCGCCAAGTATGGACTCATCGGCGCTGCCAAGGAACAAGGTAAGGAAACCAAGAAGGATTTTTATGAGACGTCCATATCCTAA
- the LOC116196487 gene encoding SAGA-associated factor 29 homolog A-like — translation MSAADIGGILDSSKELDRLRKEQEGVLMEINKMHKKLQTTPEMVEKPGDTSLSRLKYLYSYAKDLSESEVNMSNALLNQLDALVPSGPSRRKPDGSDLKRKRGKNDSEIPRLSPSLRTQLEACASLIGEQVAARVTPDDAEKDEWFVVKVMHFDRESKEFDVLDEEPEDEEEGSGERRYKLPISRIKPFPKRSDPSSAPDFPPGTQVLAVYPGTTALYKATVVKKRKTEDYLLEFDDDEEDGALPQRMVPFHKVVPLPEGHRQ, via the exons ATGTCGGCGGCGGACATCGGCGGAATCCTGGACAGCTCGAAGGAGCTCGACCGGCTGAGGAAGGAGCAGGAGGGCGTGCTGATGGAGATCAACAAGATGCACAAGAAGCTCCAAACCA CCCCTGAAATGGTCGAGAAGCCCGGGGACACTTCCCTGTCGAGGCTGAAGTACTTGTACTCCTACGCCAAGGACCTTTCCGAGAGCGAAGTAAA CATGTCAAATGCTTTGCTGAACCAACTCGATGCTCTGGTGCCTTCTGGACCATCGAGGAGAAAGCCAG ATGGCAGTGATCTAAAGAGGAAACGAGGAAAAAATGATTCAGAAATCCCACGGTTGTCTCCTTCTTTAAGAACTCAACTCGAGGCTTGTGCTAGTTTAATAGGAGAACAG GTTGCTGCAAGGGTTACGCCTGATGATGCTGAGAAGGATGAGTGGTTCGTGGTAAAAGTCATGCACTTTGACAGAGAAAGTAAAGA ATTTGATGTATTGGACGAGGAAcctgaagatgaagaagagggcAGTGGCGAAAG GAGGTACAAGCTGCCTATATCACGTATCAAGCCTTTTCCAAAGCGCAGTGATCCTTCTAGTGCCCCTGATTTCCCTCCCGGGACCCAAGTCCTTGCTGTATACCCCGGAACAACAGCGCTCTATAAGGCCACGGTAGTAAAAAAG AGGAAAACTGAAGA CTATCTGCTTGAATTCGATGACGATGAGGAAGACGGAGCATTGCCTCAAAGGATGGTGCCATTCCACAAGGTGGTTCCCTTACCAGAAGGACACCGCCAGTGA
- the LOC116196486 gene encoding GDSL esterase/lipase At5g14450-like, with protein MGSWGVLATGFAVFMGLWVLRGAADALPACEFPAIYNFGDSNSDTGGISAAFEPIRVPYGERFFHKPAGRDADGRLIADFIAEQLKLPYLSAYLNSLGTNYRHGANFATGGSTIRRQNETIFEYGISPFSLDMQIAQFNQFKQRTAELYAQEKDQAEKSKLPVQEEFSKALYTFDIGQNDLSVGFRKLSSDQLKAALPDIVNQLASAVQNIYEKGGRSFWIHNTGPIGCLPVNLFYNHNPPPGYLDENRCVKSQNEAAMEFNRILKERIVKLRTELPEAAITYVDVYAAKYGLISNAKKEGFTDPMTVCCGYHVDYTHIWCGNKGLGVNKTEVFGGSCENPATSISWDGVHYTEGANHWVASHILNGSLSDPPIPIIQACHRH; from the exons ATGGGTTCTTGGGGGGTTTTAGCTACTGGGTTTGCCGTCTTTATGGGCTTATGGGTACTAAGAGGGGCCGCGGACGCCTTGCCTGCGTGTGAATTCCCGGCGATTTACAACTTTGGGGACTCGAATTCCGACACGGGTGGCATATCGGCTGCGTTTGAACCCATCCGTGTGCCTTACGGGGAGAGGTTCTTTCATAAACCGGCCGGTCGAGACGCCGATGGCCGTCTCATTGCCGACTTCATCG CTGAGCAACTGAAACTCCCATACCTGAGTGCTTACCTCAATTCACTGGGAACAAACTATAGGCATGGTGCGAATTTCGCCACCGGAGGGTCGACGATACGGAGGCAGAACGAGACCATCTTTGAGTACGGGATAAGCCCGTTCTCACTTGATATGCAGATCGCGCAGTTTAATCAGTTCAAGCAGCGAACTGCCGAACTTTATGCCCAAG AAAAAGATCAGGCTGAGAAGAGCAAACTGCCTGTTCAAGAAGAGTTCTCAAAGGCGCTGTACACGTTCGATATTGGGCAGAACGATCTCTCCGTCGGGTTTAGGAAGTTGAGCTCCGATCAGCTCAAAGCTGCATTGCCGGATATAGTGAACCAGCTAGCTTCAGCTGTCCAA AACATATACGAGAAGGGTGGGAGGTCATTCTGGATCCACAACACAGGCCCCATTGGTTGCTTGCCGGTGAACCTCTTCTACAACCACAATCCGCCACCGGGCTATCTTGATGAAAATCGGTGTGTCAAGTCCCAGAACGAGGCTGCCATGGAGTTCAATCGGATCCTCAAGGAACGGATTGTAAAACTGAGGACTGAGCTCCCAGAGGCCGCAATCACTTACGTGGATGTGTATGCAGCTAAATATGGACTCATTAGCAATGCCAAGAAAGAAG GATTCACAGACCCGATGACGGTGTGCTGTGGGTATCATGTCGATTACACCCACATCTGGTGTGGAAACAAGGGACTTGGTGTCAACAAAACCGAGGTTTTTGGCGGTTCCTGCGAGAATCCAGCGACTTCCATCAGCTGGGATGGGGTGCACTACACGGAGGGTGCAAACCACTGGGTTGCGAGCCATATTCTCAATGGGTCTCTGTCGGACCCTCCCATCCCGATCATTCAAGCATGCCACAGGCACTAG
- the LOC116195732 gene encoding uridine kinase-like protein 5, whose protein sequence is MDPKSAAAAVASSIRDRHSSIQQDDASDARAPFKQPFVIGVAGGTASGKTTVCNMIIAQLHDQRVVLVNQDSFYHSLSDEVVKKVHEYNFDHPDAFDTEMLLSCMEKLKLGQEVSIPDYDFKSHKVTGTARKVNPSDVIILEGILVLHDPRVRDLMNMKIFVDTDSDVRLARRIQRDTVERGRDIQNVLEQYERFVKPSFEEFILPSKKYADIIIPRGGDNDVAVDLIVQHIHTKLGQHDLCKIYPNIFLIHSTFQIQGMHTLIRDVKTTKHDFIFYADRLIRLVVEHGLGHLPFVERQIITPTGSVYPGVVFCRRLCGVSVIRSGESMENALRACCKGIKIGKILIHGEGNNGRQLIYEKLPSDIASRHVFLLDPVLASGNSAVKAITLLLSKGVPESNIIFLNLIASPQGIHAVCRQFPKLKIVTSEIDSSLDENLRVIPGMGEFGDRYFGTHDDTFAPPK, encoded by the exons ATGGACCCGAAATCGGCTGCTGCTGCGGTCGCCAGCAGCATCAGAGATCGCCATTCCTCGATCCAACAGGACGACGCCTCGGATGCCCGGGCTCCGTTCAAGCAGCCCTTTGTGATAG GTGTTGCCGGCGGGACTGCATCTGGGAAAACCACGGTTTGCAATATGATTATCGCCCAGCTGCACGATCAGCGTGTTGTCCTCGTGAATCAG GATTCGTTTTACCACTCGTTGAGTGATGAGGTAGTGAAGAAGGTTCACGAGTACAACTTCGACCATCCTG ATGCGTTTGACACGGAAATGCTGCTCTCGTGCATGGAGAAGCTGAAGCTTGGGCAGGAAGTTAGCATCCCGGATTATGACTTCAAGAGCCATAAAGTCACTGGGACAGCTCGAAAG GTGAATCCTTCTGATGTTATCATATTAGAGGGCATACTCGTCCTTCACGATCCTCGAGTCCGTGATCTCATGAACATGAAGATATTCGTCGACACAG ATTCTGATGTTCGACTCGCTCGAAGGATTCAACGAGACACAGTTGAGAGGGGACGGGACATTCAAAATGTGCTCGAACAA TATGAGAGGTTTGTGAAGCCTAGTTTTGAGGAATTCATATTGCCCTCAAAGAAGTACGCTGACATCATCATCCCTCGAGGAGGAGATAATGATGTTGCAGTCGACTTGATAGTTCAGCACATTCACACGAAGCTCGGGCAGCATGACCTGTGCAAAATTTACCCAAATATCTTCCTGATACATTCAACCTTTCAG ATTCAGGGAATGCACACACTTATACGTGACGTAAAAACAACAAAGCATGACTTCATCTTCTACGCCGACCGTCTAATTCGCTTG GTCGTGGAGCATGGACTCGGTCACCTGCCATTTGTGGAAAGACAGATAATTACTCCGACAG GAAGCGTGTATCCAGGGGTCGTCTTCTGCAGAAGGTTGTGTGGAGTTTCAGTCATTAGAAG TGGAGAGAGCATGGAGAATGCATTACGGGCATGCTGTAAAGGAATCAAGATCGGAAAAATCCTCATCCATGGAGAAGGAAACAATGGGAGGCAG TTGATCTATGAGAAGCTGCCTTCGGATATTGCCAGTCGCCATGTATTCTTGCTCGACCCTGTTCTAGCTTCAG gaaattcagCAGTTAAGGCAATTACTCTGCTTCTCAGTAAGGGCGTCCCTGAATCAAATATCATCTTTCTTAATCTTATAGCA TCGCCTCAAGGAATCCATGCAGTATGCAGGCAATTTCCAAAGCTAAAAATTGTCACCTCGGAGATTGACTCGTCTCTTGATGAGAACTTACGAGTTATCCCAGGCATGGGGGAGTTTGGCGACCGGTATTTTGGAACTCATGATGACACTTTTGCACCCCCAAAGTGA